From the Bacteroidales bacterium genome, one window contains:
- a CDS encoding pyrimidine/purine nucleoside phosphorylase, translating to MFKTNEYFDGQVMSIALNTKGGEATIGVMAAGEYEFGTSTVEYMTVTSGKMNVKLPGKEEWKVYGEFETFIVDKDVKFKVKVDNDTSYRCLYR from the coding sequence ATGTTTAAAACCAACGAATATTTTGATGGTCAAGTAATGTCAATTGCATTGAATACTAAAGGTGGTGAAGCTACAATTGGTGTGATGGCTGCTGGAGAATACGAATTTGGAACTTCCACGGTTGAATATATGACGGTGACCAGTGGAAAAATGAATGTGAAACTACCAGGGAAAGAAGAGTGGAAAGTGTATGGCGAGTTTGAAACTTTTATTGTAGATAAAGACGTGAAGTTTAAAGTAAAAGTTGACAACGACACTTCGTACCGCTGTTTATACCGTTAA